From Pongo pygmaeus isolate AG05252 chromosome 2, NHGRI_mPonPyg2-v2.0_pri, whole genome shotgun sequence, a single genomic window includes:
- the CLDN1 gene encoding claudin-1, with protein sequence MANAGLQLLGFILAFLGWIGAIVSTALPQWRIYSYAGDNIVTAQAMYEGLWMSCVSQSTGQIQCKVFDSLLNLSSTLQATRALMVVGILLGVIAIFVATVGMKCMKCLEDDEVQKMRMAVIGGVIFLLAGLAILVATAWYGNRIVQEFYDPMTPVNARYEFGQALFTGWAAASLCLLGGALLCCSCPRKTTSYPTPRPYPKPAPSSGKDYV encoded by the exons ATGGCCAACGCGGGGCTGCAGCTGTTGGGCTTCATTCTCGCCTTCCTGGGATGGATCGGCGCCATCGTCAGCACTGCCCTGCCCCAGTGGAGAATTTACTCCTATGCCGGCGACAACATCGTGACCGCCCAGGCCATGTACGAGGGGCTGTGGATGTCTTGCGTGTCGCAGAGCACCGGGCAGATCCAGTGCAAAGTCTTTGACTCCTTGCTGAATCTGAGCA GCACATTGCAAGCAACCCGTGCCTTGATGGTGGTTGGCATCCTCCTGGGAGTGATAGCAATCTTTGTGGCCACTGTTGGCATGAAGTGTATGAAGTGCTTGGAAGACGATGAGGTGCAGAAGATGAGGATGGCTGTCATTGGGGGAGTGATATTTCTTCTTGCAG GTCTGGCTATTTTAGTTGCCACAGCATGGTATGGCAATAGAATCGTTCAAGAGTTCTATGACCCCATGACCCCAGTCAACGCCAG GTACGAATTTGGTCAGGCTCTCTTCACTGGCTGGGCTGCTGcttctctctgccttctgggAGGTGCCCTACTTTGCTGTTCCTGTCCCCGAAAAACAACCTCTTACCCAACACCAAGGCCTTACCCAAAACCTGCTCCTTCCAGTGGGAAAGACTACGTGTGA